One window of the Labilibaculum sp. genome contains the following:
- a CDS encoding aminopeptidase P family protein: protein MTVAERVNALRSLLHEKNIHAYIITSTDPHMSEYVPDRWTTRQWLSGFTGSAGTLVITQEKAGLWTDSRYFLQAETQLEGSGIELFKMGTAGTPTQNEWLSGELPINPNVGFDGTCFSVAQTRELKNKLGDLGINIIEEFDLVNEIWENRPELPNKPIFDHEVCYSGQTRYSKLLKIRKQMEECECNFHFVASLDDVAWIFNIRGNDIDYNPLALAYAIIGIESATLYLSEDQISNDLIQKLAEDEIYIADYGQIFSDLDKIPGSASVLLDVNRTNLNAFYSISANIVERENPSQLLKSIKNDVEIEGMKNAMKKDGTALTQFYYWLEENIGKTKITELTVMNKLKEFRSLQQDFKGESFGTIAGYKDHGAHPHYSTTPESDVEIKAEGLLLIDSGAQYLDGTTDITRTIPMGELNEEEKTDFTLVLKGMIQLAMAKFPKGTRGCNLDILARQALWNQGKNYGHGTGHGVGCFMNVHEGPQSIRQEIKDQALLAGMITSDEPGFYREGFYGIRHENLILCCPEETTQFGEFLNFETITLCHFETKGIICELLTPEERKWLNNYHQKVYDELSPELDESHQNWLKEKTKAI from the coding sequence ATGACTGTCGCCGAGAGAGTAAACGCCCTGCGTTCTTTATTGCATGAAAAAAATATTCATGCCTATATTATTACCAGTACTGATCCTCATATGAGTGAATATGTTCCAGACAGATGGACAACTCGTCAATGGTTATCTGGATTTACCGGCTCGGCAGGAACACTTGTGATAACCCAGGAGAAAGCAGGACTTTGGACAGACTCCAGATATTTTTTACAAGCAGAAACCCAATTAGAAGGAAGTGGAATTGAGCTTTTCAAAATGGGAACTGCAGGAACTCCTACTCAAAACGAATGGTTATCCGGTGAACTACCTATTAATCCAAATGTTGGATTTGACGGAACTTGTTTTTCTGTAGCACAAACCAGAGAATTAAAAAACAAATTGGGTGATTTGGGTATCAATATCATTGAAGAATTCGATCTGGTTAATGAAATCTGGGAAAATCGTCCAGAATTGCCAAACAAACCAATTTTCGATCATGAAGTTTGCTATTCAGGCCAAACCAGATACAGTAAGTTGCTAAAAATCCGCAAACAAATGGAAGAATGCGAGTGCAATTTTCATTTTGTGGCTAGCTTAGATGATGTGGCCTGGATCTTCAATATCAGAGGAAATGATATAGATTACAATCCCCTTGCCTTAGCCTATGCCATAATAGGAATCGAATCGGCAACTCTTTACCTAAGCGAAGATCAAATTTCCAATGATTTGATTCAAAAATTAGCCGAAGATGAAATTTACATTGCAGATTACGGTCAGATATTTAGCGACTTGGATAAAATCCCGGGCTCTGCAAGTGTTCTACTTGATGTAAATCGAACCAATTTAAATGCATTCTACTCAATAAGTGCCAATATCGTTGAAAGAGAAAACCCCTCTCAACTGCTGAAAAGTATAAAAAATGACGTGGAAATAGAAGGAATGAAAAATGCCATGAAGAAGGATGGTACAGCTCTCACTCAATTCTACTATTGGCTTGAAGAAAATATAGGCAAAACTAAGATTACTGAATTAACGGTAATGAATAAACTGAAAGAATTCAGATCTCTTCAACAAGATTTTAAAGGCGAAAGCTTTGGAACTATTGCGGGGTACAAAGATCACGGAGCTCATCCTCATTATTCCACAACACCCGAATCGGATGTTGAAATTAAAGCAGAAGGGCTGCTTCTTATTGATTCGGGCGCACAATATTTGGATGGTACTACTGACATAACCAGAACCATTCCGATGGGTGAATTAAACGAAGAGGAAAAAACTGATTTCACTTTGGTTTTAAAAGGAATGATTCAATTGGCAATGGCTAAATTTCCGAAAGGAACACGTGGCTGCAATTTGGATATTTTAGCTCGTCAGGCTTTATGGAACCAAGGTAAAAATTACGGACATGGAACCGGGCACGGTGTTGGATGTTTTATGAATGTTCACGAAGGGCCACAAAGTATCCGACAGGAGATTAAAGATCAGGCCTTGTTAGCGGGAATGATAACTTCTGATGAACCCGGATTTTATCGTGAAGGATTCTACGGTATCAGACATGAGAATCTTATTCTATGCTGCCCGGAAGAAACAACTCAATTTGGCGAATTCCTGAACTTTGAAACAATCACTTTATGCCATTTCGAAACTAAAGGAATTATCTGTGAACTTCTTACTCCGGAAGAAAGAAAATGGTTGAATAATTATCATCAGAAAGTTTACGATGAATTGTCTCCCGAACTGGATGAGAGTCATCAGAACTGGTTAAAAGAAAAAACCAAAGCGATATAA
- a CDS encoding sigma-70 family RNA polymerase sigma factor produces the protein MSSLYKNIHQDLIELCGKNDPKAQFKIYKLYYKAMYNSSLRIVKDAAEAEDIMQESFLAAFRNIKKYKGEVSFGAWLKKIVVNRSLDSLKKKKLELFPIDSELYKLSEEEKEDKHNIEYSEEQITLLKKGIDLLPTGYRIILNLYLIEGYDHEEIGSILNITSSTSRSQFLRAKKKLIQIISEKENQKML, from the coding sequence ATGAGCTCATTGTACAAAAACATTCACCAGGACCTAATTGAGCTTTGCGGAAAAAATGACCCCAAAGCCCAATTCAAAATCTATAAGTTATACTACAAAGCAATGTATAACTCATCTTTACGAATTGTAAAGGATGCTGCGGAGGCTGAAGATATCATGCAGGAATCATTTCTTGCCGCATTCCGAAACATTAAAAAATACAAGGGAGAAGTTAGTTTTGGTGCATGGTTAAAAAAAATAGTTGTAAACCGTTCTTTGGATAGTTTAAAAAAGAAAAAACTGGAACTATTCCCTATTGACAGTGAGCTGTATAAATTATCCGAAGAGGAAAAAGAAGATAAGCATAACATTGAATATTCAGAAGAGCAAATTACCTTATTAAAAAAAGGAATAGACCTGCTACCAACAGGCTATCGAATTATCTTGAATCTGTATTTAATCGAAGGCTATGATCATGAAGAAATAGGAAGCATTCTTAATATTACCTCCTCCACTTCCCGATCACAGTTCTTACGGGCAAAGAAAAAGCTGATTCAGATAATTTCGGAAAAAGAAAACCAAAAAATGCTATGA
- a CDS encoding thioredoxin family protein produces the protein MNNKILSVVFLLISQTVFGQIQLKLTVQMPDCKQEKFLLVRGDEGGSFVVGQTKVADNGVLSFSWEGNYGFYRLAGEMGNIDFLISNPDFYFSLDGKPVLGEFRFPDTDENNQFHYYLSEFNVLNQRIGTLREALEKLNERDSSYKELYAQFKLVQKEKKVLLKELWRTHIDSWPARMALAKQELDPDVKLKGKNYDDYHQKHFFDYFAFSDSVLQATPIYYEKIGKYLNANHIDDLIKAENYKTINDVISKLFWLTELEPSSQKYLANYLMNRYPEQKFPEIYHLIVDAYKVLNTCEYVMGNKIIQTRMRNSHANNAGWLVPDVELNHSFDGKIQSLSDVNSDLTLLIIWSGSCVHSRELLERIKDLYPEYHDLGLEVVAVSLDNNLNYWREMVLQNYSSWVNACDTDGLNGTTANLFNIYVTPSMFLIDSSLKTVAVPQTFFQLEKELGEFFK, from the coding sequence ATGAATAATAAAATTCTTTCAGTTGTATTTTTGCTGATTTCACAGACTGTATTTGGACAAATACAACTGAAATTAACCGTGCAGATGCCCGATTGCAAGCAGGAAAAGTTTTTGCTTGTAAGAGGCGATGAAGGAGGTTCATTTGTTGTAGGGCAAACAAAAGTAGCCGATAATGGAGTTCTTTCTTTTTCGTGGGAAGGTAATTATGGTTTTTACAGACTTGCCGGTGAAATGGGAAATATTGACTTTTTGATTTCAAATCCTGACTTTTATTTTTCACTGGATGGCAAACCGGTGCTTGGTGAGTTTCGTTTTCCTGATACAGATGAAAATAATCAGTTTCATTATTACCTCTCAGAATTTAATGTGTTGAATCAAAGAATTGGAACTTTGAGGGAAGCGTTGGAGAAATTAAATGAGAGGGATTCTTCCTATAAAGAATTGTACGCTCAATTTAAGTTGGTGCAAAAAGAAAAGAAAGTTTTATTAAAAGAATTATGGAGAACTCATATCGATTCATGGCCGGCACGCATGGCCTTGGCTAAGCAGGAGTTGGATCCGGATGTGAAATTGAAAGGAAAGAATTACGATGACTATCATCAAAAGCATTTTTTTGATTATTTCGCCTTTTCAGATTCCGTGCTGCAAGCTACGCCTATTTATTACGAGAAAATTGGGAAATACTTAAATGCAAATCACATTGATGATCTGATAAAAGCGGAAAATTATAAGACGATAAATGATGTGATAAGTAAACTGTTTTGGCTGACAGAACTGGAGCCAAGCTCACAAAAATATCTGGCAAACTATTTAATGAACCGATACCCGGAACAGAAGTTTCCGGAAATATATCATTTAATTGTTGATGCTTATAAGGTTTTGAATACCTGCGAATACGTTATGGGGAATAAAATTATACAAACCCGAATGCGAAATTCGCACGCTAACAATGCAGGCTGGTTGGTTCCCGATGTAGAGTTAAATCATTCCTTTGATGGAAAAATTCAATCATTATCTGATGTTAACAGTGATTTAACGCTGCTGATAATTTGGTCGGGGAGTTGTGTGCATAGTAGAGAATTGCTGGAGCGTATTAAGGATTTGTACCCTGAATATCATGATTTAGGGTTGGAAGTTGTTGCGGTATCATTGGATAATAATTTGAATTATTGGCGGGAAATGGTTTTGCAAAACTATTCCTCTTGGGTAAATGCCTGCGATACCGATGGCTTGAACGGTACAACTGCAAATCTGTTTAATATTTACGTTACCCCAAGCATGTTTTTGATCGATTCATCTCTAAAAACAGTTGCTGTTCCTCAAACTTTTTTTCAACTGGAGAAAGAATTGGGCGAGTTTTTTAAATAA
- a CDS encoding two-component regulator propeller domain-containing protein, with protein MHQIRILTFLLLSLLQSLCTLSQDIYRFEHFNSENGLSQNTISSLLCDRKGFLWIGTMNGLNRYDGYRFKIYKSKKGDSNVFTNNRVIDLWEDCQGFIWMKTYDGYYHYLNPELELFKTLPEYDEIKNTKISVATCFLQYSPEDIWVGTTNGGVLYLKYNPELNNYAQSKHSDKGRYSISNKEVRFIVSDKDSSVWVGTKKGINLLTKKDISAGTFNFQHLFINYSFNSAIELSNEIWLGTDNYGIIRYNKNESSFRFLDMTNTSGFESNQISNLYQSKDGIILATFLNKGVLAYNPDSNEWTKLKVHGNEILNVYFDRKHNAWITATEFGITKVDLSTLQSKYYKLTAKNQRVITDLERHVFYEDLDSNLWIGLHGGALTYYNSEKDQFVHYQNNPSNPNSISSSIVHCITEDLSGQMWLGTGQYKGGLEKIIKRDPAFTHIIPIPEFNQITDNVVRSICQDKNGYIWFGTKAGDLHIYSPDLKKLSTIQSFHPTKNDPYKDNIYSIFIDHQNYLWLGTKGKGLLISQKPIPNNPADYTKIKFNSYLNNPKDSTSLAGNNIYSISQDQMGNIWIGTFGNGICKTNANHSKPFVFQSYSTNNSQLSSDLVRCIYSDTDSNLWVATSFGLNLVKANDLKQNNIIFQNFYYSAEKPNSINYNDVVEIFEDSKKQVWFGTFGGGVNKLILPIVDTIQFSSVTSESGLSNDVIFGIMEDNSNHLWFSSENGLSRYDESNKSVQIYNESNGLAFNNFAENTCYTLADGRILFGGSNGIEVVQPELIKHSQPTNFIELTNFQLFNKDVTVGAPKSPLKKNISYTNDITLLSNQSSFSIEYSALNLSDPKKNQYAYLLENFDSDWNYVGNQTKATYTNLAPGEYKFKVKSTTRTGFWNENERVLRITISPAWWQTKPAFFAYLLISIGLIIFSRYIIKRMNKFRNDLTIEKTINELKLRFFTNISHEIRTPLTLILGPIEDLLQQDNLDVAPTKKLRIIRKNAKRMLQLVNQLLDFRKVQNNKMQLKIQEVDLNEFTKDIFESFIPLANHKQIFYSFQNSSSPINIWGDRSKLDSIIYNLISNAIKFTPKGKKVIVSVKINSSKNKAEVLVTDEGPGIPEKNISEIFNRYTILSNHDFAGTGIGLSLAHELAILHQGNIELSSTVGKGSVFCFSMPLDKEKLIQSPNIQIITDESHQPIYHHIEIEDHNVTETITDNANDQVILIVEDNEEILTYTKDSLSSLYSCIVANNGKEGLRLAQIHNPDVIITDIMMPEMDGIEMTRLLKENFSTCHIPIVMMTAKVDIQDKIAGFEMGAEAYITKPLQMAYLKAVIKTLITQRKLVISKYRDNKTIDPKTLKVNSKDEEFLKQLVTYIETNYSTELSVDSLSGFCCVSRTVFYNKIKGLTGLSPLEFIREIKLKIAMQFLEKGFSVSEVANKIGYTDVKYFSKQFSSQYGYPPSKIKKINKSKLEGTE; from the coding sequence ATGCATCAAATAAGAATACTGACATTTCTATTGCTCTCTCTTTTGCAAAGTCTTTGTACTTTATCTCAAGACATTTATAGGTTTGAACATTTTAATTCAGAAAATGGACTTTCTCAAAATACCATATCCAGTTTACTATGCGACAGAAAAGGATTTTTATGGATTGGAACAATGAATGGTTTAAATCGTTATGATGGTTATCGGTTTAAAATTTACAAGAGCAAAAAAGGAGATAGTAACGTTTTCACAAACAATAGAGTTATAGATCTATGGGAAGATTGTCAAGGTTTTATTTGGATGAAAACCTATGATGGATATTATCACTACCTGAACCCTGAATTAGAATTATTTAAGACCTTGCCCGAATACGATGAAATTAAAAATACTAAAATAAGTGTAGCAACGTGTTTTTTACAGTACTCTCCTGAAGATATTTGGGTTGGCACCACAAATGGAGGTGTTCTTTATTTAAAATACAATCCCGAATTAAATAATTACGCTCAATCAAAACACAGCGATAAAGGAAGATACAGCATATCAAACAAAGAAGTTCGCTTTATTGTTTCAGATAAAGATTCTTCAGTTTGGGTAGGAACTAAAAAAGGGATTAATCTTCTCACAAAAAAAGATATTAGTGCAGGAACATTTAACTTTCAACATCTTTTTATCAATTATTCATTTAACTCAGCAATCGAATTAAGTAATGAAATTTGGCTAGGCACTGATAATTACGGAATAATTAGATACAACAAAAATGAATCTTCGTTCAGATTTTTGGACATGACCAACACGTCCGGATTTGAGTCAAATCAGATTTCTAATTTGTACCAATCTAAAGATGGAATCATATTGGCTACTTTTCTTAACAAGGGAGTATTAGCCTATAATCCTGATTCTAACGAATGGACGAAACTGAAAGTTCATGGCAATGAAATTTTGAATGTTTATTTTGATAGAAAACACAATGCCTGGATAACAGCCACAGAATTTGGAATTACGAAAGTTGATCTGAGCACATTGCAGTCGAAATATTATAAACTAACTGCTAAAAACCAAAGAGTAATTACAGATTTGGAACGTCATGTATTCTATGAAGATCTGGACTCAAACTTATGGATTGGACTGCACGGTGGAGCTTTAACGTACTACAATAGTGAAAAAGACCAATTTGTTCACTATCAAAACAATCCTTCAAATCCGAACTCCATTTCATCAAGTATTGTCCACTGTATCACAGAAGATTTATCAGGACAAATGTGGCTTGGAACAGGTCAATACAAAGGAGGTCTCGAGAAAATAATTAAACGGGATCCTGCTTTTACACACATTATACCTATTCCTGAATTTAATCAAATAACTGATAATGTGGTCCGTTCAATTTGCCAGGATAAAAACGGTTATATTTGGTTTGGCACCAAAGCAGGCGATTTGCATATCTACTCGCCCGATTTAAAAAAACTGAGCACAATTCAGTCTTTTCACCCAACAAAAAATGATCCCTATAAAGATAACATATACAGCATTTTTATTGATCATCAGAATTACTTGTGGTTGGGAACTAAGGGAAAAGGTTTATTAATAAGCCAAAAACCCATCCCAAATAATCCTGCAGATTATACTAAAATCAAGTTCAATTCATATCTAAATAATCCAAAGGATTCCACCTCGTTAGCAGGGAATAATATTTATTCGATTTCTCAGGATCAAATGGGAAATATATGGATTGGTACATTCGGAAATGGAATTTGCAAAACGAACGCCAATCACTCCAAGCCATTCGTCTTCCAATCCTATTCAACGAACAACAGTCAATTATCAAGCGATTTGGTAAGATGTATCTATAGTGACACTGATTCCAACCTTTGGGTTGCCACCTCTTTTGGTTTGAATCTGGTAAAAGCCAATGACCTCAAACAAAACAATATCATATTCCAAAACTTTTACTATTCAGCGGAGAAGCCGAACAGTATCAATTACAACGATGTAGTTGAGATTTTTGAAGATTCCAAAAAACAAGTCTGGTTTGGCACTTTTGGTGGAGGAGTTAATAAACTAATCTTACCTATTGTTGATACGATTCAATTTTCATCCGTAACATCCGAATCCGGTCTTTCAAATGATGTAATATTTGGGATCATGGAAGACAATTCAAACCATTTGTGGTTTAGTTCTGAAAACGGCTTAAGCCGTTACGACGAATCGAATAAAAGCGTTCAAATCTACAATGAATCTAACGGACTGGCTTTTAATAACTTCGCAGAAAACACCTGTTATACATTAGCCGATGGAAGAATTCTATTTGGTGGATCAAACGGAATTGAAGTTGTTCAGCCCGAGTTAATTAAACACTCCCAACCGACCAACTTTATTGAACTTACCAATTTTCAACTATTTAATAAAGATGTAACTGTTGGTGCTCCAAAATCCCCTTTAAAAAAGAATATCTCATATACGAACGATATAACTTTACTCAGTAATCAATCAAGTTTTAGTATTGAATATTCGGCCCTTAACCTATCCGATCCGAAAAAAAATCAATACGCCTATTTGCTGGAGAATTTTGATAGCGATTGGAATTATGTTGGCAATCAAACCAAAGCAACTTATACAAACCTCGCTCCCGGGGAATATAAATTTAAAGTGAAAAGCACAACCCGGACCGGTTTTTGGAATGAAAATGAACGTGTATTAAGAATAACCATTTCACCGGCTTGGTGGCAAACCAAACCCGCATTTTTTGCTTATTTGTTAATCTCTATAGGTTTAATCATTTTCAGTAGATACATCATTAAACGAATGAATAAGTTTCGCAATGATTTAACCATTGAAAAAACAATTAATGAACTAAAACTAAGGTTTTTCACAAATATTTCGCACGAAATAAGAACTCCTCTTACCCTAATTCTTGGACCTATTGAAGACCTGTTACAACAAGACAATCTGGATGTTGCTCCAACTAAAAAATTGCGGATTATTCGCAAAAATGCAAAACGCATGCTGCAACTTGTCAACCAATTACTAGACTTTAGGAAAGTTCAGAACAATAAAATGCAATTAAAAATTCAGGAAGTAGACCTAAATGAATTCACAAAAGACATTTTTGAAAGTTTCATCCCTTTAGCAAATCACAAGCAAATTTTTTATTCTTTTCAAAATTCAAGCTCACCAATCAACATTTGGGGAGACCGGTCAAAATTAGATTCAATAATTTACAATCTAATTTCAAATGCAATCAAATTTACACCAAAAGGGAAAAAAGTTATTGTTAGTGTGAAAATTAATTCATCCAAAAATAAAGCCGAAGTTCTTGTTACAGATGAAGGTCCGGGAATCCCAGAAAAAAACATATCCGAAATATTTAACCGATATACGATTCTCAGCAACCACGATTTCGCGGGTACAGGAATAGGATTGTCGTTAGCACACGAATTGGCCATTCTGCATCAAGGAAATATTGAGCTGTCATCGACAGTAGGAAAAGGCAGTGTTTTTTGTTTTTCAATGCCTTTAGACAAAGAAAAATTAATTCAATCACCTAACATTCAGATAATAACAGATGAATCTCATCAACCAATCTATCATCATATAGAAATAGAAGATCATAATGTTACAGAAACTATTACTGATAATGCTAATGATCAGGTAATACTTATTGTTGAAGACAATGAAGAGATTTTGACATACACCAAAGATTCCCTTTCTTCATTGTATTCATGTATTGTTGCAAATAACGGAAAAGAAGGGCTTCGATTGGCACAAATTCATAATCCTGATGTTATTATTACAGATATCATGATGCCGGAAATGGATGGCATTGAGATGACACGTCTGTTAAAAGAAAATTTTTCTACTTGTCACATACCCATTGTTATGATGACCGCAAAAGTGGATATACAAGACAAAATTGCAGGTTTTGAAATGGGTGCAGAAGCCTATATCACAAAACCACTTCAAATGGCTTATCTAAAAGCTGTTATAAAAACATTAATTACTCAAAGAAAATTAGTTATTTCAAAATACCGGGACAATAAAACTATTGACCCAAAAACATTAAAGGTTAACTCAAAAGATGAAGAGTTTCTGAAACAATTAGTTACATATATTGAGACAAATTATTCAACAGAATTAAGTGTTGACAGTCTCTCTGGATTTTGTTGTGTAAGCCGAACCGTATTTTACAATAAAATAAAAGGTTTAACCGGACTTAGTCCCTTGGAATTTATTCGGGAAATCAAACTTAAAATTGCCATGCAATTTTTAGAAAAAGGCTTTTCGGTCTCCGAAGTTGCCAATAAAATAGGTTATACTGATGTAAAATATTTCTCGAAACAATTTAGCTCTCAATACGGTTATCCACCAAGTAAAATAAAGAAAATAAACAAATCTAAATTAGAAGGAACAGAATAA
- a CDS encoding glycoside hydrolase family 28 protein: MKLFCVFLLFVSQITFGQNSVVDLKDAGADSNGLVNCSTIIDKIVAELSEQGGGEIYIPSGLYLSGPIELKSNITLNIGSGAVLKFTDDFDAYLPMIDSRWEGVRVKNFKSCIYSHNANNITIKGRGLIDGNGSKWWDLWSRIRGGEKTNTKWEAIFQKENSEMLKTNEYLQGMGSFLRPPLFMPYNCTNVRVEGVTFTNPPFWTLMPVFSENVTIDGITILNPGDSPNTDGIDPSSCRNVRISNSHISVGDDCIVIKSGRDADGREADKPTENITITNCTMLNGHGGVVIGSEMSGSVRRVTISNCVFEGTDRGIRIKTMRGRGGVVEDVRVSNVVMHNMLREGVMINMHYHETPEEPISDRTPAIRNVYISNVRMTNANKGIAIYGLKERSADQISFNDIQIEGKTGVTGDYASNVDMKNIRLSVSNGNAIEFNHSEKIQISDLTVYNLSADASVIKLDNCSDILVNNCFQPTELPVFIEGNQSVTNLFVINNILSGVALLVDGDVPFLTEKGNIIKSNMEKNTQTAVKK; this comes from the coding sequence ATGAAATTATTTTGTGTTTTTCTCCTTTTCGTTTCTCAAATAACTTTTGGGCAGAATAGTGTTGTGGATTTGAAAGATGCTGGTGCGGATAGTAACGGATTAGTAAACTGTTCAACTATTATTGATAAAATTGTTGCAGAATTGAGTGAACAAGGAGGTGGTGAGATTTATATTCCATCAGGGCTTTATTTGAGTGGACCAATAGAATTAAAAAGTAATATAACACTTAATATTGGATCGGGAGCAGTTCTTAAATTCACAGATGATTTTGATGCGTATCTTCCAATGATTGATTCAAGATGGGAAGGAGTTCGGGTGAAAAATTTTAAATCTTGTATTTATTCTCATAATGCAAATAATATAACTATTAAGGGACGAGGCTTGATAGATGGAAATGGAAGCAAATGGTGGGATTTATGGTCACGCATAAGAGGAGGAGAGAAGACCAATACCAAATGGGAGGCTATATTTCAAAAGGAAAATTCAGAAATGCTTAAAACCAATGAATATCTGCAAGGTATGGGAAGTTTTTTGCGCCCACCTTTATTTATGCCATATAATTGTACCAATGTTAGAGTAGAAGGGGTAACATTTACGAACCCACCCTTTTGGACTTTGATGCCTGTTTTTTCAGAAAATGTTACTATTGATGGAATTACTATACTGAATCCTGGAGACTCACCAAATACAGATGGAATTGATCCTTCATCGTGCCGAAATGTAAGAATCAGTAACAGCCACATTAGTGTTGGTGATGACTGTATTGTTATTAAATCAGGACGTGATGCTGATGGGCGTGAAGCAGATAAACCAACAGAAAATATAACAATCACCAACTGCACTATGCTTAATGGTCATGGTGGGGTTGTAATTGGAAGTGAAATGTCTGGCAGTGTGCGGAGAGTAACCATTTCAAATTGTGTATTTGAGGGTACAGACAGAGGTATCCGTATTAAGACTATGAGAGGAAGAGGTGGTGTTGTGGAAGATGTGCGTGTTTCAAATGTTGTTATGCATAACATGTTAAGAGAAGGGGTGATGATTAACATGCACTATCATGAAACACCGGAGGAACCAATTTCGGATCGAACACCAGCCATTCGGAATGTTTATATTTCAAATGTGAGAATGACTAATGCTAATAAAGGCATTGCGATTTATGGATTAAAAGAGCGTTCCGCAGATCAAATAAGCTTTAACGATATACAAATAGAAGGGAAAACAGGTGTTACTGGTGATTATGCTTCTAATGTTGATATGAAAAATATTCGTCTTTCTGTGAGTAATGGAAATGCAATTGAATTTAATCATTCGGAGAAAATCCAGATCAGCGATTTAACCGTTTATAATTTGTCAGCCGACGCATCGGTGATAAAGTTGGATAATTGTTCTGATATATTGGTGAATAATTGTTTTCAACCAACAGAATTGCCTGTTTTTATTGAAGGCAATCAGTCTGTAACAAATCTATTTGTGATTAATAATATTCTTTCAGGTGTAGCTTTGCTGGTTGATGGTGATGTGCCGTTTTTGACTGAAAAAGGAAACATCATTAAGAGTAATATGGAAAAGAATACACAAACTGCAGTGAAAAAATAA
- a CDS encoding glycoside hydrolase family 88 protein — translation MKNISFIIILLVVTSCKFKQTSTGNAQKKETPKWSVKMADEVMRQSDSLIHYLNPRTVKWQYDIAFLGQAIDHLGDVDSKYSRYMEDYVNYFVREDGSVKNYKIEEYNIDRINPAKNIITLYKRTGEEKYRKALNSFVIQMQNHPKTKSGGFWHKKVYPNQMWLDGIYMASPFLAQYAKEFNTPGLFDEVCLQIKLIYEKTKDEKTGLLYHAYDESREQKWSNQVTGCSPNFWSRSMGWYVMAIVDVLDYLPENHKDRDELISLLQNSCEALLKVRDKDSGLWYQVLDQTDREGNYLEGSGSAMFCYAFAKGASKGYLDKKYNNIANSVFSSITQLLITENPDGSIEMKDICGGCGLGGNPYRDGSYEYYINEKRVVNDPKGVAPFILAAIELNK, via the coding sequence ATGAAGAACATTTCATTTATAATCATATTGTTAGTCGTTACCAGTTGTAAGTTTAAGCAAACATCAACAGGAAATGCACAAAAGAAAGAGACTCCAAAATGGTCGGTAAAAATGGCCGATGAGGTGATGAGACAATCGGATAGCCTTATTCATTATTTAAATCCTCGAACTGTAAAATGGCAATACGACATTGCCTTTTTAGGACAGGCAATCGATCATTTAGGAGATGTTGATTCGAAATATTCTCGTTATATGGAAGATTATGTGAATTATTTTGTCAGGGAAGATGGAAGTGTAAAGAATTATAAGATTGAAGAGTACAATATAGATCGAATTAATCCGGCTAAAAATATTATTACGCTTTATAAGAGAACAGGCGAAGAAAAGTACCGTAAAGCGCTGAATTCATTTGTTATTCAAATGCAAAATCATCCCAAAACAAAAAGTGGTGGTTTTTGGCATAAAAAAGTTTACCCAAATCAAATGTGGTTGGATGGGATATATATGGCTTCTCCATTTTTAGCTCAATATGCAAAGGAATTTAATACTCCCGGACTATTTGATGAGGTATGCCTTCAGATTAAATTAATCTATGAAAAAACAAAGGATGAAAAGACAGGCCTGTTATACCATGCTTATGATGAAAGCCGTGAACAAAAATGGAGTAATCAGGTAACAGGTTGCTCTCCAAATTTTTGGAGCAGATCTATGGGGTGGTATGTTATGGCTATTGTTGATGTTTTGGATTATCTGCCTGAGAACCATAAGGATCGGGATGAACTGATATCTCTACTACAAAATAGTTGCGAAGCTTTGCTGAAGGTACGCGATAAAGATAGTGGGTTGTGGTATCAGGTTCTTGATCAGACTGATCGGGAAGGGAATTATCTCGAAGGTTCTGGTTCTGCGATGTTTTGCTACGCATTTGCTAAAGGTGCATCGAAAGGTTATTTGGATAAAAAATACAATAATATTGCTAACTCAGTATTTAGTTCCATCACACAATTACTCATAACGGAAAATCCAGACGGATCAATTGAGATGAAAGATATTTGTGGCGGTTGTGGTTTGGGTGGCAATCCATATAGAGATGGTTCTTATGAATATTATATTAATGAGAAGAGGGTTGTGAATGATCCTAAAGGAGTTGCACCTTTTATTTTGGCGGCTATAGAATTGAATAAATAG